The window ATTTAGAGTCTATAGTAAGAGATCAAAAGCTGCCACTTTAGTAGTATGGGAAAGAAGAACTCTTTCACCTTGTGATCAGCACAGTTGGACTCTTAAAATCCAGCTGTTCTGTGGGATGAGCTGGAGGTAATTCAGTGGCTGTGCTGTTTGAGGCTTTTGTGCATGCTGATGGTTGGCTTTAAGCTGAGCAGTAAATGTGAAGGGGTGGCTTTGTGTGATGGCTGCCACCTAAGACTGAAGTGTGGTGCAGCCTATTACTTTGTTTGGATCAGGTGAAGTTCCAGAATCATTGGAGCatcaaataagtatttttactGTCTCAGCATAAACAGAATTAGAATGACATGCCTAATTATCCTGcaattaaaatcatttaaaatcagaatgGATAGTCAAGTAGTATGTAACAGAGGTAATTATatctccttttttccctttcctttcagGTGGCCATGGTAGAAGTTCAGCTTGATGCAGACCATGACTACCCACGAGGTCTCTTGATAGCCTTCAGTGCCTGTACAACAGTCCTTGTTGCAGTTCACCTTTTTGCACTCATGATAAGTACCTGCATTCTTCCAAATATAGAGGCTGTTAGCAACGTGCATAATCTCAACTCTGTAAAGGAATCTCCTCATGAGCGTATGCATCGGCACATTGAGCTTGCCTGGGCATTTTCTACTGTCATTGGGACTTTGCTCTTTCTTGCAGAGGTGGTGTTGCTGTGTTGGGTGAAGTTTCTTCCCCTGAAGAAGAACCCCCTTGacccagctcagagcagcaatTCTAGCATCACGTCAGGACAGGCAGCAGCCATTGCATCGACGTCTATCATGGTTCCCTTTGGACTGATTTTCATTGTCTTTGCAGT of the Meleagris gallopavo isolate NT-WF06-2002-E0010 breed Aviagen turkey brand Nicholas breeding stock chromosome 17, Turkey_5.1, whole genome shotgun sequence genome contains:
- the ORAI1 gene encoding calcium release-activated calcium channel protein 1, whose translation is MGAVQSHMLPLLTISTRSTLQKVAMVEVQLDADHDYPRGLLIAFSACTTVLVAVHLFALMISTCILPNIEAVSNVHNLNSVKESPHERMHRHIELAWAFSTVIGTLLFLAEVVLLCWVKFLPLKKNPLDPAQSSNSSITSGQAAAIASTSIMVPFGLIFIVFAVHFYRSLVSHKTDRQFQELNELAEFARLQDQLDHRGDAISPAVTHFA